The proteins below come from a single Gossypium raimondii isolate GPD5lz chromosome 2, ASM2569854v1, whole genome shotgun sequence genomic window:
- the LOC105789344 gene encoding transcriptional regulator SUPERMAN, with translation MATELGLLSLNHLQKLAQSQQQQTHHHHHHHHQVNPNSTAGSWMWNPIKAQEVPHEPDDYESWEVKAFAEETSNAMGTTWPPRSYTCTFCRREFRSAQALGGHMNVHRRDRARLHQTQPPPHGGDATTGPLINHTLLYQFPSPNGLFFTSSPTNNACSIDSPYHPSVPPKNFPATPPGLNSSSSLCSSSQDLKETSMEDLDLELRLGHRPKTTIKEQNQRA, from the coding sequence ATGGCTACTGAGCTTGGCCTTCTCTCATTGAACCACCTTCAAAAGTTAGCTCAATCTCAACAACAGCAGacccatcatcatcatcatcatcatcatcaagtTAACCCTAATTCAACGGCTGGCTCGTGGATGTGGAACCCCATCAAGGCTCAAGAAGTACCCCATGAACCAGATGATTATGAGTCATGGGAAGTTAAGGCCTTTGCTGAAGAAACAAGCAATGCTATGGGCACAACTTGGCCACCAAGGTCATATACTTGCACTTTTTGCCGACGAGAATTCCGGTCAGCTCAAGCACTCGGTGGTCACATGAACGTTCACCGCCGTGACAGAGCTCGTCTTCACCAAACACAACCACCACCCCACGGTGGTGATGCTACTACTGGTCCATTAATCAACCATACTCTCCTCTACCAATTCCCTAGCCCTAATGGTCTTTTCTTCACTTCTTCACCTACCAACAATGCATGTTCCATTGATTCACCTTACCATCCTTCGGTGCCGCCGAAAAATTTTCCGGCAACCCCTCCGGGGTTGAATAGTTCTTCTTCTCTTTGTTCCTCATCTCAAGATCTCAAGGAAACATCAATGGAAGATCTTGATCTAGAACTTCGATTAGGGCATAGaccaaaaacaacaataaaagaacaaaatcaaAGAGCTTGA
- the LOC105789346 gene encoding acetylornithine deacetylase: protein MATSNLKQTLGDLNKESFISLLTKIIGESKFLQNNPPELIPEEDRVIKHVLDCLLPYSTTTGGPLIVNHVTYFPGRGNLIVEYPGTQPGKILSFVGMHMDVVTANPNDWDFDPFSLSIDGDKLRGRGTTDCLGHVALVTELMKRLAETKPKLESTVVAVFIANEENSAITGVGVDALVKDGLLDKLKGGPLFWIDTADKQPCIGTGGMIPWKLQVTGKLFHSGLPHKAINALELGMEALKEIQLRFYKDFPPHPDEQVYGFATPSTMKPTQWNYPGGGINQIPGECTISGDVRLTPFYNVKDVMSKLQEYVDYINENLNKLDTRGPVSKYILHDENLRGSLTLTFDEAMSGVACDLNSRGFHVLCKATEEAVGHVKPYSITGSLPLIRELQDEGFDVQTAGYGLMATYHAKNEYCLLSDMCQGYHVFTGIIAQLED, encoded by the exons ATGGCAACTTCAAACTTGAAGCAAACACTAGGCGATCTAAACAAGGAATCCTTCATCTCACTGCTAACCAAAATCATAGGTGAATCCAAGTTCTTACAAAACAACCCACCAGAACTAATCCCGGAAGAAGACAGGGTAATCAAACATGTACTAGATTGTCTGCTCCCTTACAGCACCACAACCGGTGGTCCTTTGATCGTTAACCATGTCACTTATTTCCCTGGTAGAGGCAATCTTATTGTGGAATATCCTGGGACTCAACCCGGCAAGATCTTGTCTTTTGTTGGTATGCATATGGATGTTGTCACCGCTAACCCCAATGATTGG GATTTTGATCCTTTCTCGTTGAGCATCGATGGCGATAAGCTTCGTGGCCGTGGAACTACTGATTGTTTGGGACATGTTGCACTTGTGACTGAACTAATGAAGAGACTTGCTGAGACAAAACCGAAGCTAGAATCGACTGTCGTTGCAGTTTTTATAGCTAATGAAGAGAACTCGGCTATAACTGGAGTTGGTGTTGATGCTTTAGTGAAGGATGGTCTGCTTGATAAACTGAAGGGAGGCCCACT TTTCTGGATTGATACAGCTGATAAACAACCTTGCATTGGTACCGGTGGTATGATACCATGGAAACTTCAGGTGACGGGGAAGCTTTTTCACAGTGGTTTACCGCACAAG GCTATAAATGCATTGGAGCTCGGCATGGAAGCACTTAAGGAAATTCAGCTACGGTTTTATAAAGACTTCCCACCCCATCCGGATGAGCAAGTATATGGATTTGCTACACCATCAACCATGAAACCAACGCAATGGAATT ATCCAGGTGGTGGAATCAATCAAATACCAGGAGAGTGTACAATATCGGGAGATGTCAG GTTAACTCCTTTCTACAA TGTAAAAGATGTAATGAGTAAGCTTCAAGAATACGTAGATTACATAAACGAAAATCTAAACAAGCTAGACACACGGGGTCCGGTTTCAAAATATATCCTCCATGACGAAAACCTTAGAGGAAG CCTTACTTTGACTTTCGACGAGGCAATGTCCGGTGTTGCTTGTGATCTCAATTCTCGTGGATTCCATGTATTGTGCAAAGCAACTGAAGAGGCTGTTGGACATGTGAAGCCTTACTCAATTACCGGAAGTTTGCCACTCATTCGGGAGCTACAA GATGAAGGTTTTGATGTTCAAACTGCTGGCTACG GTTTAATGGCCACGTACCACGCCAAGAACGAGTACTGCCTTCTTTCCGATATGTGCCAAGGTTATCACGTATTTACCGGCATCATCGCTCAGCTAGAGGATTGA
- the LOC105789347 gene encoding mitochondrial carnitine/acylcarnitine carrier-like protein, which yields MGDVAKDLTSGTVGGAAQLIVGHPFDTIKVKLQSQPVPLPGQPPKYAGAMDAVKQTLAAEGPRGLYKGMGAPLATVAAFNALLFTVRGQMESFLRSEPGVPLTVNQQVIAGAGAGVAVSFLACPTELIKCRLQAQSALAVDAGSAGVAVKYGGPMDVAKQVLRSEGGARGLFKGLVPTLAREVPGNAAMFGVYEALKQYMAGGTDTSKLGRGSLIVAGGLAGASFWSSVYPTDVVKSVLQVDDYKNPKYKGSMHAFRSILASEGVKGLYKGFGPAMARSIPANAACFLAYEVTRSSLG from the exons ATGGGTGATGTAGCTAAGGATTTAACATCTGGAACTGTTGGAGGAGCAGCACAATTGATTGTTGGGCATCCATTTGATACTATTAAGGTTAAGCTTCAGAGTCAACCTGTTCCGCTTCCTGGTCAACCACCTAAATATGCTGGTGCTATGGATGCTGTTAAGCAGACTTTAGCTGCTGAAGGACCAAGGGGTTTGTATAAAGGTATGGGAGCTCCATTGGCTACCGTGGCTGCTTTCAATGCTCTCTTGTTTACAGTGAGAGGACAAATGGAGTCATTTTTGAGATCAGAACCTGGTGTACCACTCACTGTTAACCAACAAGTCATTGCTGGTGCTGGCGCTGGTGTTGCTGTTTCATTCTTAGCTTGTCCCACTGAGTTGATCAAATGCAG ATTACAAGCCCAGAGTGCATTAGCGGTTGATGCTGGCTCAGCTGGTGTAGCAGTGAAATATGGTGGACCAATGGATGTAGCCAAGCAAGTGCTTAGGTCCGAAGGTGGTGCAAGGGGTCTCTTCAAAGGCTTGGTTCCCACCTTAGCTCGTGAGGTTCCTGGCAATGCTGCTATGTTCGGTGTCTACGAAGCATTGAAACAATACATGGCCGGAGGGACCGACACTTCGAAATTAGGACGAGGGTCATTGATCGTGGCAGGAGGCTTAGCCGGAGCTTCATTTTGGTCATCGGTTTACCCAACCGATGTTGTCAAGAGTGTGCTCCAAGTAGATGATTATAAAAATCCAAAGTACAAGGGGTCTATGCATGCATTTAGGTCTATATTAGCTTCAGAAGGGGTGAAAGGGCTTTATAAAGGGTTTGGACCTGCCATGGCAAGAAGTATCCCTGCTAATGCAGCTTGTTTCTTGGCATATGAAGTGACAAGGTCTAGTTTGGGCTAA
- the LOC105789348 gene encoding abscisic acid receptor PYR1 yields MAEPESEPTTTTHHLTIPPGLTQDEFHELTPSITQYHTYTLGQGKCSSLLAQRINSPSDLVWSIVRRFDKPQTYKHFIKSCAVKDNFQMVVGCTRDVNVISGLPAATSTERLDILNDNEKVTGFSIIGGEHRLTNYRSVTTVHGFERDGKIWTVVLESYVVDVPEGNTEEDTRLFADTVVRLNLQKLATVAEGLARDGVCNKSQGLIMLQSLYFSDVWN; encoded by the exons ATGGCTGAACCCGAATCCGAACCCACCACCACCACCCACCACCTCACAATCCCACCCGGTTTAACCCAAGACGAGTTCCATGAGTTAACCCCGAGTATAACTCAGTACCACACCTACACTTTAGGTCAAGGCAAATGCTCTTCTTTATTAGCTCAACGTATCAACTCACCAAGCGACCTCGTTTGGTCGATCGTCCGCCGTTTCGATAAACCACAAACGTATAAGCACTTCATAAAAAGCTGTGCCGTCAAAGACAATTTCCAAATGGTCGTGGGTTGCACGCGTGACGTCAACGTGATCTCCGGTTTACCGGCAGCCACAAGCACCGAACGTCTCGATATCTTAAACGATAACGAAAAGGTAACCGGGTTTAGCATCATCGGCGGTGAACATAGGTTGACGAATTACCGGTCGGTGACGACTGTACATGGGTTTGAACGTGATGGGAAGATCTGGACCGTTGTTCTGGAATCATATGTGGTTGATGTACCTGAAGGGAATACGGAAGAAGATACACGGTTGTTTGCTGATACGGTTGTGAGACTTAATTTGCAGAAATTGGCTACCGTCGCTGAAGGGTTGGCGCGTGATGGCGTTTGTAATAAATCACAG ggtttaattatgcttcagtccctgtacttttcaGACGTTTGGAATTAA